From the genome of Papaver somniferum cultivar HN1 chromosome 2, ASM357369v1, whole genome shotgun sequence, one region includes:
- the LOC113352871 gene encoding NDR1/HIN1-like protein 6, with protein sequence MAERIYPAAKPATNPTPTQPLNGNTNGNHANVMSGNGGVNQIFPPPKSQLYGANRPTYRPLPRHHRRRRNYCCSCFLWSTFILIGILLLAAIAGGVIYSIYQPKKPSFSLTVFKITQFNITNSKSDDSAHLNSKLNLTILATSENKDMIYYFNPMNVSVTPQNHPDVEIGSGSVPDFILGTHNRTLLRFGMSDSDILLQDPATANSLKSDLKKKNGFPIKVRLNTKVKVKMGVFNTRKVGLQITCEHIKILSETKTITQVSKVKGGKNTTSSVTTWNLDGKSSVNCKFNLRIKIWKWTF encoded by the coding sequence atggCGGAAAGGATTTATCCGGCAGCAAAACCGGCAACAAATCCAACACCAACACAACCGCTAAACGGAAATACGAACGGGAACCATGCAAATGTGATGAGCGGAAACGGAGGAGTAAATCAAATCTTCCCACCACCAAAATCACAACTCTACGGAGCAAATCGACCAACATACCGTCCGTTACCAAGACATCACCGTCGACGGAGAAACTACTGCTGTTCTTGTTTCCTCTGGTCAACATTCATACTAATCGGTATTCTTCTCTTAGCTGCTATTGCCGGTGGTGTAATTTACTCAATTTACCAACCTAAAAAGCCTTCATTCTCTTTAACTGTTTTCAAAATCACTCAATTCAACATCACAAATTCAAAGTCAGATGACTCAGCTCATCTCAATTCGAAACTGAATCTCACAATCTTAGCCACAAGTGAGAACAAAGATATGATTTATTATTTCAATCCGATGAATGTTTCTGTAACTCCACAGAATCATCCTGATGTTGAGATTGGTTCTGGTTCTGTTCCTGATTTTATTCTCGGTACGCATAATCGAACTTTACTGAGATTTGGTATGAGTGATTCTGATATTCTGTTGCAAGATCCAGCCACTGCAAATTCTTTGAAATCagatctgaagaagaagaatggattTCCGATTAAGGTGAGGTTGAATACTAAAGTTAAAGTGAAAATGGGTGTGTTTAATACTAGGAAAGTTGGCTTGCAGATTACCTGTGAACATATTAAAATTCTTTCTGAAACTAAAACTATTACTCAAGTTAGTAAGGTTAAAGGAGGTAAGAATACTACTAGTTCTGTTACTACTTGGAATTTAGATGGAAAGAGTTCTGTTAATTGTAAGTTTAATCTGAGAATTAAGATCTGGAAATGGACTTTCTGA